CGCTCCTGTCCGGTGATGTGGACCAGGCGCTCACGCTGTTCCGCGAAGCACTCGCCATGGACCGCGACAATGCCAGCGCACACTTCAACGTGGGCGTGGCGCTGAAGCTCCGCGGCGACCGCGAAGGGGCGCTCGCCGCGTTCGAAACCGCGAAGGCCAAGGACCCCGAAGGCGGCGTGGGCGCGGAGGCCGAACGGCTGGCCGCGAACCTCCGCCCGAAGGCGTGAAAAACGGGCCTGAAAAACGGGCCCGGAATGGCCTGGAAACGGCCCCGGAAAACGGCCTCCGGTGGGGCTGAAAACGCACCGCCCGGATGTTCCATCCGGGTGCCCCGGAAAGGCCTCTTCCGACCCCTGGAACCGGGCGGGCGGGCAGCCGTGGCGAATCCCCCCTGTTTCCCTTATTGACTGAGGGAAATCCGGGGGTTACGAACACTCTCCCATCGGGCGGAGCCCCCCACGTGAGGGGCCCGTCCGCACCTTCCAGAGCCCATGGCTGACGACACCACCGACACGCCGGCAACGCCCCCCGCGCCCCCTCCGTCGAGCGGCGCCGGAGAGCTCATTCCCATCAACATCGAAGACGAGATGCGCCGCTCGTATCTCGACTACTCGATGTCCGTCATCATCGGCCGCGCGCTGCCAGACGTGCGCGACGGCCTGAAGCCCGTCCACCGTCGCGTCCTCTTCGCGATGAACGACCTGGGCAACCTCCACAACCGCGCCTACAAGAAGAGCGCGCGCGTGGTGGGTGACGTCATCGGTAAGTACCACCCGCACGGCGACTCGTCCGTCTACGACGCCATGGTGCGCCTGGCCCAGGAGTGGAGCCTTCGCTACCTGCTGGTGGACGGCCAGGGCAACTTCGGCTCGGTGGACGGCGACTCGCCGGCGGCCATGCGTTACACGGAAGTGCGCATGGAGCGGCTGGCGGAGGACCTCCTGTCGGACATCGACAAGGAGACCGTCGAGTTCGGTCCCAACTACGACGACTCGCTGGAAGAGCCGCTCGTCCTGCCCGCCAAGTTCCCCAATCTCCTCGTCAACGGCAGCAGCGGCATCGCGGTGGGCATGACCACCAACATCCCGCCGCACAACATGACGGAGGTCATCAGCGGCACGCTGCACCTCATCGACAATCCGGGCTGCACCGTCCTGGACCTGATGGAGTTCATCGTCGGCCCGGACTTCCCCACCGCCGCCATCATCACCGGCCGCGAGGGCATCCGCCGTGCCTACGAGACGGGCCGCGGATCCATGACCATCCGTGCGCGCACGGAGATTGAAACCTCCAAGAAGGGCGACCGTGAGGCCATCATCGTCACGGAGATCCCCTACCAGGTGAACAAGGCCCGGCTCATCGAGAAGATCGCCGAGCTGGTGCGTGAGAAGAAGCTGGAGGGCATCAGCGACATCCGTGACGAGAGCGACCGTCAGGGCATGCGCATCGTCATCGAGCTCAAGCGCGATGCCATCTCCCAGGTGGTGCTCAACAACCTCTTCTCCATGACGCAGATGGAGACGACGTTCGGCGCGGTGATGCTGGCCATCGACGGCGGGCAGCCGCGCACGCTCAACCTGAAGGAGCTGCTGGACCGCTTCATCGCGCACCGCCGCGACGTGGTGACGCGCCGCACGCGCTACGAATTGCGCAAGGCGCTGGCGCGCATGCACATCGTGGAAGGCCTGCTCGTCGCGCAGGACCTCATCGACCTGGTGGTCAGCCTCATCCGCGCGTCGCGCGACCCGGATGAAGCGCGCTGGGGCCTGATGAACATCCTGTCGCCGGAGCTCTACACGCGCGAGCGCTTCCAGAACCTGGAGCGCATCGACTACGCGAAGGCCAAGGCGCAGATGGAGCTGCTGGTCAGCCGCGCTCGCAACGAAGAGCCGGCCTACGGCGGCCTGGAGCACAAGTACGAGGGCGCGGGCTTCAGCGAGGACCAGGCGCAGAACATCCTGGAGATGCGCCTGCAGCGCCTCACCGGCCTGCAGCGCGAGGAGCTCTTCAAGGAGCTGATCGGCCTGGTGCGCGACATCGCGCGCCTGCGCGACATCCTCGCCAACGAGAAGAGCCTGCTCTCCGTCATCAAGGCGGAGCTGATGGAGATCCGCGAGCGCTACGGCGACAAGCGCCGCACGGAAATCACCGGCGCGGTGGATGAAATCACCAGCGAGGACCTCATCGCGGAAGAGACGATGGTGGTCACGCTGTCGCACACGGGCTACGTGAAGCGCTCGCCCCTGTCGGAGTACCGCGCGCAGAAGCGCGGCGGGCGCGGCAAGACGGGCGCGGGGACGAAGGAGGACGACTTCGTCACCAAGGTGTTCGTGGCCAGCACGCACGCGTACCTCATGCCCATCACCACCAAGGGCAAGCTGTACTCGCTGAAGGTGCACCAGATTCCGCAGGGCAGCCGCACCTCACGCGGCAAGGCCATCGTGAACCTGGTGCAGTTCGGCGAAGGGGAGCGGCTGGCGCAGGTGCTGGTGACGCGCGACTTCCCGGAGAACCGCTACGTCTTCTTCGTCACGAAGAAGGGCGTGGTGAAGCGCACG
This DNA window, taken from Corallococcus coralloides DSM 2259, encodes the following:
- the gyrA gene encoding DNA gyrase subunit A, with amino-acid sequence MADDTTDTPATPPAPPPSSGAGELIPINIEDEMRRSYLDYSMSVIIGRALPDVRDGLKPVHRRVLFAMNDLGNLHNRAYKKSARVVGDVIGKYHPHGDSSVYDAMVRLAQEWSLRYLLVDGQGNFGSVDGDSPAAMRYTEVRMERLAEDLLSDIDKETVEFGPNYDDSLEEPLVLPAKFPNLLVNGSSGIAVGMTTNIPPHNMTEVISGTLHLIDNPGCTVLDLMEFIVGPDFPTAAIITGREGIRRAYETGRGSMTIRARTEIETSKKGDREAIIVTEIPYQVNKARLIEKIAELVREKKLEGISDIRDESDRQGMRIVIELKRDAISQVVLNNLFSMTQMETTFGAVMLAIDGGQPRTLNLKELLDRFIAHRRDVVTRRTRYELRKALARMHIVEGLLVAQDLIDLVVSLIRASRDPDEARWGLMNILSPELYTRERFQNLERIDYAKAKAQMELLVSRARNEEPAYGGLEHKYEGAGFSEDQAQNILEMRLQRLTGLQREELFKELIGLVRDIARLRDILANEKSLLSVIKAELMEIRERYGDKRRTEITGAVDEITSEDLIAEETMVVTLSHTGYVKRSPLSEYRAQKRGGRGKTGAGTKEDDFVTKVFVASTHAYLMPITTKGKLYSLKVHQIPQGSRTSRGKAIVNLVQFGEGERLAQVLVTRDFPENRYVFFVTKKGVVKRTDLSAFESVRASGIIALGIDEGDELVGVMITDGTKDILLSTATGMSIRFKEEDVRSMGRQAYGVKGITLEDGDEVVGADLLDKEPEEGQAPAEQSSAILTVTENGYGKRTEGAEYRQQGRGGKGIIDIKTTERNGRVVGVVQVKDSDEVMLVTNGGMLIRMKVKEISVIGRNTQGVRLIALENGEEKVMAISKLPEGEESEEEETEATSPVEGAGAEASSEAAPVEESSADESGSAGSAGSPGSEGEPGSEG